The genomic region CAGCTCTAGAGAAGTTAAGTAAGCTGAGACGGCCTCTGGAAAAGTTTGTTATTTTAAATTCTTTATCTTTTTAAGAAAGTTTTCAAATCAACTGTTATTTCCTGTCATCGTTTCCATGCTGTTttgttttattaataaaaaaaaattgttcaaaagaagagaaataaaaataattgatttttttagaaaaatagtaATTTGCAGAGGGGACCCTGTGATCCCATGTTAGTCTTCTCTTCATGACCTTGGCCTCACTCTCTGTAGCAGATTTGTAGATTTCTTTTCACAGTCCTTGCTTTGGCACTCCTGTTTATACTCACACGCTGACTCATCTACCTCTGTGGTCATCTGTTGACATCTTTTGAATGACCCCTTTCTCCATGTTTCTTGTCTGTTGAAGATTCATCCATGCAAGCTGTACTCATTATTGATACTATCCAAGCCTAGTGTCAAAGATGACCATCCGAATCGGGCatcttctcatttgtaattatcACCTTTAACAAAGTAGACTAATTGCATGTCCAGCTCAAATTCATTTTCGAGTGAGAATTTTTAACTTTAAATATCTTTTCAGTGAGCCTTCTCATGCtttcttttataaaaatatttCTGAGGATAGAAGCTACATGAGAGAAACATGAACAGTAAAAAATTCATGAGACTTTTAAAACTTATGGTAGAATTTTGCACCAAGAAATTGTTCTTTGTGAACTAGTTTATTGGTTATTTGCATGCATGCACTTTAAATTAAAATCATGATAAGCCAAAGGGGATCAAAACTCTAAATTTAATAAACCTGCAAAAGATATAGTCAGAAAGGTCAGTAAAAAGCGAGAGCTGGTTTGCTATAGTTGTGCTATGGTTTAGCAGATTGTAAATCTCAAATGTAGAAGAAAACTTGTGATTGCTGTTGCTGTTGACTCTGTAACATCATGAGGGAAGCTTTGTAGGTCAATATGACCTCTTCTTATGGAGGTTTCCATCCGCTAATCCTTTATTAACGATCATTTGTAACATGAAGATTTCATCAATTGGTGGTGGActcatttattattttatatgaGAAACATATATTTTGTATGTCAATTCATTACTGTTGTCTGTTATGGTGACAATCATGATGCAACAGAAAATACCGTCTTCTGCAAAGCTGTTCTGTGAGTGCTTTGATTTAGTGATCTTAttccattttataatttattgcatGGATCACGATTCAATGAATTTTTTATAGGTATTTAAAATCTTTTCATTTGGTGATTGTTCTCTTGGAGGTTTAATGTTTCAAAACTTTTATCAACGTTCCTTAAATATTTGAGGAAAAAATTTGTGGCTAATTTACTTTCGTGCTGATCAGGGATCATTTGGTATATCGCATCAGCAAGTCCTAGCCCGAATTCAGGCGCAAGCACAGGCTCAGACTCATCCACAGATGCAAGTTCAAGCATCACCCTTTCCCCCTTTGATGACTTCCACGATCACAGCAACGTTGCCACATCAGCTAGAATATTCGGTGGGGGCTGATGCTATTACGTACGGATCTTCATATCAACATAAGGCACAGGCACAACcagaaatgaagaaaataaatgcATCCTCTGAATTGGGTTCTCAAGATACTGAACCCAATTATAGATCTTTACCTCCAATTGCCGTTGAGCGCCCTTCTGATGATGGATACAATTGGCGCAAGTATGGACAAAAGCAGGTTAAGGGCAGTGAATATCCTCGTAGTTATTATAAATGTACCCATCCCAAATGCCCTGTGAAGAAGAAGGTCGAACGTTCCCATGATGGTCAGGTAACTGAAATTGTTTACAAAGGTGAACACAATCATGGCAAACCCCAACCTAGTAGACGTATGGCTGCTGCTGCTCAGCATTTACACTCTGATGATATCAATGAACTTATGGATGGTAAAGCCGACGGAACTAGTCAAGTTTATTCTGGAGATGCTAATATTGCAGATTCATCAACGTCATTGATGGGGCAAGGGAGTCCTGAGCAATCATCTGGTTCAAGTGATGATGGTGAGGATGATGAAGATGGCAGCAGGGCAGATGATGCAGATGACAATGATGAGTCAGATGCTAAAAGAAGGTAATGGGCTTTATAGGGAGATTTATTTTTTTCTGTTCAGAGTGTTTGGTTGTCTCGACTTGCCTTTTAATTATTTCTGATTGACTCAAGCAGGAAGAAAGATAGGAAGATAAAGGAAATAATTGCTTCATCTAGGACAATTAGAGAGCCACGCATTGTTGTGCAGACAACAAGTGATGTAGACATCCTGGATGATGGTTATCGTTGGCGTAAATATGGCCAGAAAGTGGTGaagggcaatcctcatcctaggttTGTATCTCTTCTCTAACTAGTTATGCCTTACTGAATACTTCACAGTTTTTATTAGCTGGGCCTTTGCTTGCATTTTTAAATAATGCCTCAGCCTTAGACTTTTCTGCAGGGCTACGCAGTTTTCAGTAGCAAACAAAATACACTCACAAATTGCATATCAGATGTTTGctatggtttatacattcaaataTTTAGGTTTTTCTTCCTCATTATATTTCTAGAATTTGATTCTCTTCTGTTTTTTGTGTCGTAAAATTGTTTGACGTTTTTTTTAAAACATTCAGGAGTTATTACAAGTGCACCAATGTGGGATGCAATGTACGCAAGCACGTTGAGAGGGCATCCACTGATATTAAAGCCGTCATTACAACCTATGAGGGAAAACACAATCATGATGTTCCAGCAGCGAAGAATAGCAGCCATGACGTAGCAGGCTCTGGGGCACAACTTCGTGCTGGAAGTAGTACCAATACTAGCACCAGCCTTTCCAAGCCTCCTAATATGTCATTACTGGAACAGCAACAGCAGGCTGTAAATTGTCCTTCAAGTTGGGCTTCACAGGGTATTACTGGGGAGAATGCCACTCAAAACTGCGGTGGTACTACCCAGAATTTTGCTTCCTCTATGGCAGCTAACAATAGATTAAATATGGGAAGGCCTTTCGGTGATGACAATGGATTCAGTTTTTCAGGAGCAACTCAAGGCTTAGGCACTGTGAGGCCCAAAGAAGAGCATGAAACTACCTCAGTCACAACTGGGTTTTGCTAAAATGTTGGCCAGCCCTTGCTGTGAAAGAACAACGCATGGCATGTGTTTGGTGAACACATGATCTTGACACACTAAGTCTGTTGTCTGCAATTTTACCAAGATACCAACATTGCTAAACTGTCCACGTGAAAAAAACTAAGCTTCTTTAAACAAGTGCAAATGTTATGGATCCATGCTAAACAGCTCTGGTTGTCAGGATAGGTTCCCTCAGTTTGTCACTTCTGTACGAGAGATGCGATGCAGCTCTGGTGTTGTGAATGTTCCTTCATTTGAATCATAGACAATGAGATATCTTTTCTACATTTTTTATGGGCCAATCTCCTTCGCAAGGCCCTTGTTATACTTGTATTATTACACATTACAGTTAAGAGTACAGGACTTGAACGGGGACCTCTAAATATCGGTTTCAAATGGCCATAAAGTCTGAAAACAAATGTGCTTAGTCGATTTAAATTGTTGGGAGTGAATAATAAAATATATCCCAGGGTCTATGATGCTTCTTTCCCATCATTTATTGCAGAGCCCAGATAAACAACTCTGCCTTCTAAGAACAATAAAGGCCAAAAAAATTTGCAGAGACATAAGATATTTAATTGCAAATAAAGAAATGAGGCCATTTGtttaacagatgtagattcatacTTACGAATATCTTAAACATGACAGTGTGCTATAAAGATTATGATTTTTTCATGTTTATAACCAAAGGGGAAGAAAACTCAGAAAAACATCGAGAGACCCAAAGGACATATTGACATACACAAACAAAAATTCATATACAATCTTAAATAATCTACGGGCCTAAGAACAATATAGCTGAGGCAACATTCTTGTAATTGTGAAAATTGCATTAATTGTACTTTTGTTCTTTGTATAAGTGATTCATTTCTAAATAAAAGTTGGCATATGTTTCATCTCTAGAGGTTTATCTCAATCTTAGTTTATCTATTCATTTTCAAGGGTCAAATCCACAAGTGTGgaagtgaatttaaaatttttaaatttaaatttaagacCAAATCGACTCCTTTCCTACAAGTTGTTACTAGTAAGTTCAAGCATGACCTAAGTTTTTTATAAAATGACAAACTCTAATATACTTTTAGGTATCTAATATTTGAGCATCAAGAGATAATAATCGGATCAATCCAAGAGAGCATTGTATTGCATCATTTAGTTTACATCAACATTTGCACTTAGCGACATATTATGGCATATTGTATGGTTGTTTATGACTTTGGTTTTAATTCTAAAACTATTAATTTAGATCTAGGGGTTTGACAATAAGATAAAATCCTTGCCTAACACACTTTCGATGATATTTGTCAATACCACTCTTTGTTTAGACAAGTTTATATAGCGAGATGAACAAATTGCAAGCATTTAGAAGTGTAGTTTTTTTTCATGTATCAAATTTGTGGAATATGTTTAATTATATGTGCAAAGATTAGTTTTTATATGTACAAATCTGACCTAAAGTAGAGAATAGAACATCTAATTGTTTCCCAAAGCTTATTAGTTAAAGATTCGATCACTAGGTAAAGTTTTGAATCACAAAGAACaataccaaaaaaaatgttttcaaGTCCCAAAAAGCTAAGTCCTAATCcttctttgtcattttgaaaagCATGCTTGTATATTAGATGATGTATAAGCTTTGTAGCATATGGTTAATAGCTTCTTGGTGTCAAATTTATTGCTTTAACCTAGTTAAATTGAAAAGTCTTACCTTTTATTGGGCTTACATCTCTTTAGGTTTTAGCCAGTGTGTTTTATTTCTAATTTCCAATTTTATTTTAGGTTTGagagtttttttcaaaaaaatttatagCAAAATTTCTTCCTCATTTGAGTCATTTTAGTCTTTTAGGTTTTGCGTTTCATTTGTCCAAAGCTTCACTATTATCATGCCCTTCTTTTGAGAAGCTTCTATTTGAATCATACAATGGCCAAGGGTCAAGTTGAGAATGGAATAGTTGATAATTTATTGATAACACTCATATTAATTgggaagaagaaacatttgatcatGATGCCTATGATGAGTTTATGGGTAAGAAAGATATTGCTTTGACGATAGACACACTATCTTTTGATCTTGTATGTTTAGCTAATGATGCAAATCCCACATGGATGAAGTTCAACATAAATTGATTAACAAACCTTATGTTTTAGTTGTGCTTCAAAGGATAGATgaaaagattaaatttttgagTCCTTTAAGTGATGTATCATCCTCCTTGCTACTTAGGCCACCTCTTCTTTTCGTGCTTCCTAATTTTATTCCTTAATATGGCATGCCATTTTTTCTACCTCTACTTTTGAGATTGAGCTTTTCCTTGCCATCACTTCTCATCTTGAGCCTATTAGATATGACCTATTTGGAGTTGATAATTGAGCCCCATATATCTTAGAGATCATTAGCAACCAAAGCACCCCATCACATAAGAGAAATAAAATAATTGATTTGTTATGAAGCTTGAGAATTCTATTGGTGCACTAATTGACGAGTGTTACAATTTATAATGAATGAATGCTTGATAAATGATAAAGAAACCTTAGTAGAAACCCTAGGTGAGTATATAATAAGATCATGCCATGTATCTTAATCATATGAGTTGAGACAAAAAAATGCACGACCTAAGTAAGATCAAACATGCTAATGTAAATAgagatttaataaaaaataattaggtGATTATCTTAACACTCCTTGAGTGTAACTTAAGGAGTACGATGAATCCATGAACACGCATGGAAGCATTTTTGCTACAAGGATTGATGAAGTATTTGTGTACAAATAAATGAGAAATATCCCCTCAAAAGAAGAGAAAAGCTGAGACTATGAATCTTATAAAGAAGTAGCTTCTATGCTAATGATGAGTGCTTGAAGGCGAAAAATAATCGTTGCTTCCAATTAACATTTCTTCCCTTGAAAATTACAGATCTATTGGTAATTATAGAAGTGATTCCTATAATATGGATGAATAGGGAATCCAAATCAAAATATCTTTGAAAACTATTCAAATTCCACATGTCAAAAACATGTGATGCCAATCTAGAATCTTGTGAAGAATAATGAAGATGAAGATTgatgaggaacaagatccaaagatgATGATAATAGGACAATAGTGATGATGTGGattccatcaaagagaagatggatGTCCCCAAATAAATGCTCCAAATTCTCAATATGGGACTCAACAAACAAGGATGAAATGTCTAATAGATAGAAAATCCAAGTAGATGTATTTGAAAGATAATGAATGTCTTGTTGCACAAAAACAAATGGGGGTACAATACTAATCTCATTAGAAACAATAGAAGATGAATATGTGGTCTTAATAGGAGGAGAATCAAGAAGATAATTTGTACCATTAGAACATGCAAGACCCAATCCCTTTAAAGTGTCATCATAAAAGGGTATATTATTTGCATAATCAAGGGGAATGAGGCAGTTATTAGTAGGATCacctaggaatggagagatataaGGTTTTGCAAAGGTATTTCAAACTTTAATCCAAAGTGTACATGGGGGTAATTAATGTTTGATATATCACACAATGTCATGATCAACACTAGAATAGATCAATCCTACAACATAATCAATATTATACTCTCTGCTAATTTTCTCTCAAGTTTGTTGAATTTAGGTATAAGTCCTTGAAGATAAGGCAAAAGATTAAGCCACTTGAGATGTGTTAGGATGCCATTTTATTAAAACTCATAATTATCCTTTTTCAAGATTGCCATATAAAGATGAATAGAAAAACTTATGATACAATGTTCAAATGATAAAATTAGAGACCAATCTTCTTAGTACACAAATTAGCTAAATGAAGTCATATCATGCATACACAACCTTTCTAGATGTTAATATGTCTAAGTAATAAACTAGAATGCAAATATGTAACAAAATGAATAAAAGATGCTTGGAGTAGATTCTAAATTTTTTGCATGGATGGTTGAAAAGAACTCCTCAATTCCATTTTAATACCACAAAAATCATGAAAGTTAGAGATCTAGGAAAAAAATTATGAGCTAAAAATCCCCCAAAAATAATATGAATTCTATAAGTGATAAAAtgcaacaataataaaataaaagcaTATTAGTATAACTAAAAAGCATTGAGAACTAGCTTTTTGATGAATattcattttttcaaaatttgatattgTATACCTATATtattcaaaaaagaaaaatactCCTCCTTTAGGTAAGAAAATTAGGGCAAGGTGGACCTTGGTGTGAATGGGTGATGAGCTACTAGATTGGGTGGTCCTACAAGTAGCAATGAGGCATTTGTGGTCAGAGGTGATTGGAGAGTGGTGAATTGGTAGTTGGACtatatagaagaagaagaaataattctAATGTCCACAAGGCTAGCCTTTGGGACAAACCACTTGATCAATCTGACTTTTGCAATTCCATCCTTTTCCTATGTAAGGTGATGATGAGAGCCCCCAACTTCTCAACGATCCCCTCACTAAATAAATTATGCTAGAAGCCAACTGTCAAGATATGCACATATTTGTCCTTGCTATCTTTGAAGGAATCACACTCTAAAAtgaatttcttttctctttctacATTCTCGAAAGTGCAAAAGATACATGTACTCTTTCTTCCCAATCTTCTTTCGGCCTTTTCCAAAGCCCAATTTTGCAACAAAGTTGATGAGAGTTAGTCCTTAATTTAGCAATAAGGATTTTGGCTCTCCACAAAATATTAGCCCCCATGTATTCTTTTTGATGATGGTCAAAAGTAGGATTGAACtcataaatataataatttttcttTCTCCCTAGCTCTTTACTCCATTTGTTTGTGAAATCTATCCATAACAAAAGCTATTATCTCTTTGCTAGTCTTGGGGCACATATATGGCAGTGGTGACACTTATATAGGTGGAGTTGTCGTGGTAGCCATTTGAGTTTTTTGACTTGCTATGATAACAATTGCATAACCTCCCTTTCAATTAGTAACATTACCCCATGCATTGTAGAGGAAAAAGACATCAAGGTGATGAATTTTGTATGTCTAACTAATTTAAAAAAGTATTGCTGcacaaagaatttaattaaatttatgatgCCAACCACTAGATTCCTACACAAGCTTGTAtcaacattaattatgatgatatatGAAATTGTATGGTCACATGAAGTCATATAATAGTGTAGATTTTTGTGCTTAAAATATAAAGCccttaaaacaattttttttttttttttttaactttcaatTTTAAAGGTTTGATAGTTGATCTTAATATTTTTGGATGTTTAGAGTACAACAATAATGTACATTTTCTTCAAGATGCACTTTTTGCATGTTCAAGGCTAAATCTATGAATAAAAGATAGGCAATCATAGATCTGGAGCTTTGATAGCATGTTGGGGTTGACAATTGAACCCCATAACTCTTACAAATCATCTAAAACCAAAAATAGAAGAGAGAAAAATAACTATTTGTTATTAAGAATGAGAATTCTATTGATATAAAAATTGATAATTGTTATAATACACAATAAATAAATCCTTGATAAAAGGATAAAGAAACACCAGTAGAAACCCTAGGCAATGATATAATAAGATAATGACATGTGTCGTAATCAtgacaagaaaaaaaaattgacttaTGCTTAAGTATGCCAGTGTCAATAAGGATCTTAAATAATTCATTAGGTGATTAATTTTTTGGTTGAAGCTAAATTGGCTCCAAACCAACCAAATCGTACACCATGTTATTGCCCACTTGGAAAATCGCAACCGTAGCTTGCAAAATAAATGGTGTATAACGTGCGACTAACTTTCATGTTATGCACTTTCCGTGCAAACGTATCGTGTGCTTGGAGCTAGAATAGCCACATTCTACTTTTTTCACTCTAACACGACTGGACTCTCTTTTGCTTCTACTCATTCCACTAGTGTGATTCCCTTTTGTTGGTTCTTTGACTTTATATTAATTATTTCTAAGGTGTTTTGAGTccctattgtatatggtgaaaatggacaacaataataacaatattgaaaggctaaatgaattcaaccacaaaactctagcctaacaacaataaagatccaccataacatatgaagattacctaagacaatgtaaatcacaaagatcataccatcacatgtccaatagggtttttatctccattcttcctatctccattgatcttgcttgatatatttgctctcagattttatatgcacaagaactcaacaaagaacggaatgtggttgcaagtaggatcgtagtgtagtaaaGTGATCAAGTAATTAGGTCATTAGAATGCATCATTagctcattagctcattagggtttgataatgaaggaaacatctccttatatagaagacactatatgaaatggagggataagattgagaggtgtaaaaaaggaggtcggctatgattagagggtaggtagaagaaataataaaataatgaaaggggtaggtagtgtatgaattaagagatgaatgacatgtgtcatgggtagaaaaggttaatgaattaattaaataaataaagatttatttaattaatagaagaagtgggatcaattaaataaataaaatatttatttaatttaggaaaaggataatttaaataaataaatgtatttatttaaatgagaaataaggctagaagaggataaatgaattaattaaataaataaagatttatttaattaatagaagaattaagcttagataattaaataaataaaatatttatttaattagacatgacaattttgggtgtctacattttgcccctctttgagacaatgcggcttgtcgcgttgtttcaaagaagataagatgaactgatacagagttgccccaggatgggaatgatatgccccctcaagagattggatgaaaatgtctggaaagatcgcatacaatctctcgataagaaagaaaggctagaatggactgaccggataaagtgacaaagtcacgggataaagaagactgactcgggaaacgaaggctaggggtagtctataagatagaccacgggggaaaatacatcctcattgtcatctacacatccacgagagcatattgcagagcgagaatagagcaggagcagtcagcagcgatggccttcactcacagattcgaccgcattcaccgatttcagaggctagcagaggcaggagagccggtaagtaccaccaaacctcctcgtactttgacgcatttaattttgttataaatgcatgctaggtagggtcataaatgcgcttagactagggtccaaaaagtgtcaaaaatgtccaggtgcgtctgcgttggtgccaggcgcgtctgtgctcgcaaggcgcgtctgtgtttgtgccaggcacgtctgcgttggaaCCCGCATCTATGTcaattgcggccgcgtctgtgatgtTCAGGcgtgtttgtgccaagaaggcatgtctgtgcagcccaggtgcgtctgtgcagagcataggcacgtctgtgtcgatcaggcgcgtctgtgtttttcaggcgcgtctgtgcagtctgaaagcgcgttaatgtcaggtaagcgcgtttgtgtttaaaAAAGTGTGAAGttgcgtcttctaggtcaaatcgacaattctgtgatgaacatacgctgtcgattggataagctgctgagaggatacactcaagcaggtcctctagggaagactaggataaatcaaggcactttgtgatgaatagtgagtaccaagatagagtactttgtgatgaacagggagtactaaagtatgagcagcactttgtgatgaacaaggagtgcaaatgtgagtaacactttgtgatgaacagtgagtgtcacacacgtagtactttgtgatgaacagggagtaccactaggatagaagcaacactttgtgatgaacattgagtgtcactaggatagaatgccatatgcatttagataaaaagtagcattttgtgataaatagagaatgccacgatgactgacatgattgatttgcttgactgcaggagtatttgcctatgctggagtcacgggagagattcccatcgactcagaggttgcgacctgagttgtctttcgaggacagagctgccatcgaggagataggattgagacatgtgctatatgtgcccgagtttcgggcaaacataggtttgctgactgcattagttgagagatggcattctgagacgtgCATGTTCCAtttatcgatgggtgagatgacagtcaccctggaggatgtatacaggattctgcggataccgatcgatggggagctgatcccatacgatcgagatggcgacagagaggccctgagacgggtgttccaggacccagaactggagatgagggcaggacacgtggcatgggacaccatgacagccacagggttagcattgtcggcagtgataggaggagctatcagtgcgttcctgtgtccggatagggaaacacgggggttggttgtgggctggggaggagcactggagacgctggtgacgcagcacaccagatatgcctggggaccatgtgtgctggcccatttgtattatgagcttcatcagtttgtttatcatagattagtaggattgggctgtggagtgacattgctgcaggtatgggcctatgagcatctgccggttacctgaccgatacacttcaggggcaggggtcatggacgcaattttgttcatttatatgatatgatcacatcgcagccacggattgacaggctagagcattggcggcgagtgatagacgatattgatgtggtcatatggagaccatacttgggctgcgagcagtgggaggatgatgcagttgagctgccatacaccttccggagcaggtacctaattgggcgaacgtcctatgtgctagagagacagattgtagacaggattggccgacagtttggccggattcagaggatgccccagggctcaggcatgtatgcccgtacagttagagatcaagcacagtttgggcccttgctgttGTATGATCAAGCAgtgacacagctagtagagatgatacccctaccctgggacatgtggccaaagatcgaggacgccggcatggatgccgagtacacagcttactgggcagagcatcccttcccacgcttgacagatccgggagaggcattggagggagatgggggtggagacgatgatgatggtggaggtgatgggggccgaGGTCAAcgaaggaggaggggagcagttggagagaggcgggttgcacctcggagggaaggtggcgaggagaggcaggctcgggtggtgaggggtcgcggtggattgccgctacaggtgccagcagcatagggtcccaggcaggtacagatacagggacagggatagagacaggtacctgtacaggcaccagtacaggtacaggtacaggcacaggggcaggcacccttACAGGGGGAGCCACAtgtagaggcagagggggttgacccagtggaggatgagcttctagatctgagggagatctgccagggtcaggtagatgagatccaggagctggagagggagagggatcggctcaggacgaggctcagagatactgagcgggagcgagatcaggctatccagtgctatacagaggctgagacagcattgagggcagggacaacactgagggcagggagacaggccgcagaggatacaggggcaggatatgcttatgtcctgcaggcaggggaggagatagcctactggagagacctctactatggtgcagtgccagcagatcagcgggcgaggagcttccatagaccgtcgcgtacagcgacagccacgggagggagccggaggagacaggcatcgagtggtggggttatgggtcctccaccaccaccactagataggggggacaggcaggatgatcctgcggtgggtccttcaggggctcagattctaccgaggccaggcggctccgagggagggagttcatcatagccatagagggctccctttgtatcagtactgtaccatttttgtattgtagacacctgcgggtgcttttgtagccatatgattttgacatcattgtatcatgacacttttacatatatatgagatgattcatcttt from Cryptomeria japonica chromosome 3, Sugi_1.0, whole genome shotgun sequence harbors:
- the LOC131041363 gene encoding probable WRKY transcription factor 4; translated protein: MERERKEEAEQGVMASSNRPRLTLPLRSSTEWFMSGKSPGPMTLLSNFLNDAENDAPDSDCRSFSQLLAGAMASPAAPVLANSTTNTTTNYFATDSSLMPRSPLFSPDSPAFLSSTQGSFGISHQQVLARIQAQAQAQTHPQMQVQASPFPPLMTSTITATLPHQLEYSVGADAITYGSSYQHKAQAQPEMKKINASSELGSQDTEPNYRSLPPIAVERPSDDGYNWRKYGQKQVKGSEYPRSYYKCTHPKCPVKKKVERSHDGQVTEIVYKGEHNHGKPQPSRRMAAAAQHLHSDDINELMDGKADGTSQVYSGDANIADSSTSLMGQGSPEQSSGSSDDGEDDEDGSRADDADDNDESDAKRRKKDRKIKEIIASSRTIREPRIVVQTTSDVDILDDGYRWRKYGQKVVKGNPHPRSYYKCTNVGCNVRKHVERASTDIKAVITTYEGKHNHDVPAAKNSSHDVAGSGAQLRAGSSTNTSTSLSKPPNMSLLEQQQQAVNCPSSWASQGITGENATQNCGGTTQNFASSMAANNRLNMGRPFGDDNGFSFSGATQGLGTVRPKEEHETTSVTTGFC